From the Martelella mediterranea DSM 17316 genome, one window contains:
- a CDS encoding 5'-methylthioadenosine/S-adenosylhomocysteine nucleosidase (Enables the cleavage of the glycosidic bond in both 5'-methylthioadenosine and S-adenosylhomocysteine) has protein sequence MRVELIAGKNVLFVMAASAEYGARLKARIAPLMTGIGPVEAAVRLTRTLAMLEHADAAPDLVVSLGSAGSATLEQTQIYQASSVSYRDMDASPLGFEKGRTPFLDLPAEVTLPFTIPGLPQARLSTGGNIVSGAAYDAIDADMVDMETFALLRACHVFNLPLVALRGISDGKAELKHVDDWTQYLHIIDEKLAAAIDRLETAIETGAIPL, from the coding sequence ATGCGGGTCGAACTGATCGCCGGCAAAAACGTGCTGTTCGTCATGGCCGCATCGGCCGAATATGGCGCGCGTCTCAAGGCCCGGATCGCGCCGCTGATGACCGGCATCGGCCCGGTGGAGGCGGCGGTGCGACTGACCAGGACGCTTGCCATGCTGGAACACGCCGACGCCGCGCCCGATCTGGTGGTTTCGCTCGGCTCGGCTGGCTCGGCCACGCTGGAGCAGACCCAAATCTATCAGGCCTCCTCGGTCTCCTATCGCGACATGGATGCCTCGCCGCTCGGTTTCGAAAAAGGCCGCACGCCGTTCCTCGACCTGCCGGCGGAGGTTACGCTGCCCTTCACCATTCCCGGCCTGCCCCAGGCGCGGCTTTCCACCGGCGGCAATATCGTGTCGGGCGCCGCCTATGATGCCATCGACGCCGATATGGTGGACATGGAAACCTTCGCGCTGCTGCGCGCCTGCCATGTTTTCAACCTGCCGCTCGTCGCCCTGCGCGGGATTTCCGATGGCAAGGCCGAACTGAAGCATGTCGATGACTGGACGCAATATCTGCACATAATCGATGAAAAACTGGCTGCCGCCATCGATCGGCTGGAAACCGCCATTGAAACGGGCGCGATTCCCCTATAA
- a CDS encoding DUF1513 domain-containing protein — protein MSARSALIDRRSFVKAAGSLFLAGLSAPAVFALERADAVYATGIKMPDGRFALALMAEDGAFISRIALPDRIHGLTVSPATGAVAAFARRPGTFILVLPPSGAETIINAIPDRHFYGHGAFSPDGRFLYASENDFDNRRGVIGIYDARQNYIRIGEYPTYGIGPHDLSVTPDGRFLIAANGGIETHPDFGRTKLNLDHMEPSLALIDAESGALVEKHALPAALSQLSTRHLALGGEGRIWFACQFEGPRNETPPLVGHIAPGEALSFKPLPEDVTISLGNYVGAIAANPRDGLIGLTSPRGLVVTLEEATGRLVSTGKLENAAGIADAAHGFAVGTYDGLFAGARHDVAFDQHAVRLIGNSV, from the coding sequence ATGTCCGCCCGTTCGGCCCTGATCGACCGCCGCAGTTTCGTCAAGGCCGCCGGCAGCTTGTTTCTGGCCGGGCTTTCCGCGCCCGCCGTCTTCGCTTTGGAGCGCGCCGATGCGGTCTATGCAACGGGCATCAAAATGCCGGACGGCCGGTTCGCGCTGGCGCTGATGGCGGAAGACGGCGCGTTCATTTCGCGGATCGCGCTGCCGGACCGGATCCACGGTCTCACCGTTTCGCCCGCCACGGGCGCAGTGGCGGCATTCGCCCGCAGGCCCGGAACCTTCATTCTGGTGTTGCCGCCCTCGGGCGCGGAGACCATCATCAACGCGATCCCCGACCGGCATTTCTACGGGCATGGCGCATTCTCTCCGGATGGCCGGTTTCTCTATGCCAGCGAGAATGATTTCGACAACCGGCGCGGCGTGATCGGCATCTATGATGCCCGCCAGAACTATATCCGCATCGGCGAATATCCGACCTATGGCATCGGCCCGCACGATCTCTCCGTGACCCCCGATGGCCGTTTTCTGATCGCCGCCAATGGCGGGATCGAAACCCATCCCGATTTCGGCCGCACCAAGCTGAACCTCGATCACATGGAACCGTCGCTGGCGCTTATCGATGCGGAAAGCGGCGCGCTTGTCGAAAAACACGCGCTGCCCGCAGCCCTCAGCCAGCTTTCGACGCGGCATCTGGCACTGGGGGGAGAAGGCCGCATCTGGTTTGCCTGCCAGTTCGAGGGCCCGCGCAACGAGACGCCGCCGCTTGTGGGCCATATCGCCCCCGGTGAGGCGCTGTCTTTCAAGCCGCTGCCGGAGGATGTCACGATCAGTCTCGGCAATTATGTCGGCGCGATCGCCGCCAACCCCCGCGACGGGCTGATCGGCCTGACCTCGCCCAGGGGGCTGGTGGTGACGCTGGAGGAGGCGACCGGCCGGCTGGTCTCGACCGGAAAACTCGAAAACGCCGCCGGCATAGCCGACGCCGCGCATGGTTTCGCCGTCGGCACCTATGACGGCCTGTTCGCCGGCGCGCGCCATGATGTCGCATTCGATCAGCATGCGGTGCGCCTCATTGGCAATTCGGTCTAG
- a CDS encoding TspO/MBR family protein, with protein sequence MKNSKAIHALFIIGVLAAGLLAGFLNMPGEWYASLAKPPFNPPDWLFGPVWTVLYVFIGWAGARSFLRREEYPRAFGLWVVQFVLNIAWMPVFFGLQMMVPALIIILVLLLAILAFIGATRHTDRLSAALFAPYALWVAFATLLNAALIYLN encoded by the coding sequence ATGAAAAACAGCAAAGCCATTCACGCGCTCTTCATCATCGGCGTTCTTGCCGCCGGTCTCTTGGCCGGCTTCCTCAACATGCCGGGCGAATGGTATGCGTCGCTCGCCAAACCGCCCTTCAACCCGCCGGACTGGCTGTTCGGGCCCGTCTGGACGGTGCTTTATGTCTTCATCGGCTGGGCCGGCGCCCGCAGTTTTCTGCGCCGCGAAGAGTATCCCAGAGCATTTGGCCTCTGGGTCGTGCAGTTCGTGCTGAACATCGCCTGGATGCCGGTCTTCTTCGGCCTGCAGATGATGGTCCCGGCGCTGATCATCATATTGGTGCTGCTGCTCGCCATCCTCGCCTTCATCGGCGCCACGCGCCATACCGATCGCCTCTCGGCCGCCCTGTTCGCCCCCTACGCCCTCTGGGTCGCCTTCGCCACGCTGCTCAACGCCGCGCTTATTTACCTCAACTGA
- a CDS encoding PaaI family thioesterase, whose protein sequence is MEMLGAELTRISHGVVEIELPFDAKLTQQHGILHAGVIATGLETACTYAAYTMIDTDASLLTIEFKVNLMSPGRGGRFLFRGEVTKPGTNIIVTDGRGYAIGDGPAKLIASMSGTCMVLRDREGFEG, encoded by the coding sequence ATGGAAATGCTCGGCGCGGAGTTGACCCGCATCAGCCACGGCGTCGTCGAGATCGAGCTGCCCTTCGATGCCAAGCTCACCCAGCAGCATGGCATCCTCCATGCCGGCGTGATCGCGACCGGGCTCGAGACCGCCTGCACCTATGCCGCCTATACCATGATCGATACCGACGCCTCGCTGCTCACCATCGAGTTCAAGGTCAATCTGATGTCGCCGGGCAGGGGCGGCCGGTTCCTGTTTCGCGGCGAGGTCACCAAGCCCGGCACCAACATCATTGTCACCGATGGCAGGGGCTATGCGATCGGCGACGGCCCCGCCAAGCTGATCGCCTCGATGTCCGGCACATGCATGGTTCTGCGCGACCGGGAAGGCTTTGAAGGCTGA
- the guaA gene encoding glutamine-hydrolyzing GMP synthase has translation MTPEISHPDSVLIIDFGSQVTQLIARRVRETGVYCEIVPFQKAEEGFERLQPKGVIFSGGPDSVTREGSPRAPQAVFDSGVPILAICYGQQTLCVQLGGAVEGGHAAEFGRADVEILKASPLFEGIWEVGKKYPVWMSHGDRVTVAPEGFEIIGVSPNAPFAICVNEDKRYYTTMFHPEVVHTPDGGRLLANFVHKIVGLKSDWSMAAYRAEMVQKIRDQVGDSKVICALSGGVDSSVAALLIHEAVGDQLTCILVDHGLMRKNEANEVVAMFREHYNLHLIHVDAVDKFVGELEGVADPETKRKIIGRLFIETFEEEAKKLGGADFLGQGTLYPDVIESVSFSGGPSVTIKSHHNVGGLPERMNMQLVEPLRELFKDEVRVLGKELGLPDSFIGRHPFPGPGLAIRCPGGVTKEKLDILREADAIYLDEIRKNGLYDVIWQAFAVLLPVQTVGVMGDGRTYEYVCALRAVTSVDGMTADFYHYDMNFLGKAATRIINEVRGINRVVYDVTSKPPGTIEWE, from the coding sequence GTGACCCCAGAAATTTCCCATCCCGATTCCGTCCTGATCATCGATTTCGGCAGCCAGGTGACGCAGCTGATCGCGCGGCGTGTGCGCGAGACCGGCGTCTATTGCGAGATCGTTCCGTTCCAGAAGGCGGAGGAAGGGTTCGAACGGCTGCAGCCGAAGGGCGTGATCTTCTCCGGCGGTCCGGATTCGGTCACCCGCGAGGGCTCGCCCCGCGCGCCGCAGGCCGTGTTCGACAGCGGCGTGCCGATCCTTGCGATCTGCTACGGCCAGCAGACCCTATGCGTGCAGCTTGGCGGGGCGGTCGAGGGTGGTCACGCGGCTGAATTCGGCCGGGCGGATGTCGAGATCCTGAAGGCCTCGCCGTTGTTCGAGGGCATCTGGGAGGTCGGCAAGAAATATCCGGTGTGGATGAGCCATGGCGACCGCGTTACCGTGGCCCCGGAGGGCTTCGAGATCATCGGCGTCTCTCCGAATGCGCCGTTCGCGATCTGCGTCAACGAGGACAAGCGCTATTACACCACTATGTTCCACCCGGAAGTGGTGCATACGCCCGATGGCGGCAGGCTGCTTGCCAACTTCGTGCACAAGATCGTCGGGCTGAAATCCGACTGGTCGATGGCGGCCTACCGCGCCGAGATGGTGCAGAAGATCCGCGATCAGGTCGGCGACAGCAAGGTGATCTGCGCCCTTTCGGGCGGCGTCGATAGCTCCGTGGCCGCGCTCCTGATCCACGAGGCGGTCGGCGACCAGCTCACCTGCATCCTCGTCGACCACGGCCTGATGCGCAAGAACGAGGCAAATGAAGTGGTCGCGATGTTCCGCGAGCACTACAATCTTCACCTCATTCATGTCGATGCGGTCGACAAGTTCGTCGGCGAGCTCGAAGGCGTCGCCGATCCGGAAACCAAGCGCAAGATCATCGGGCGCCTGTTCATCGAGACCTTCGAGGAAGAGGCCAAAAAACTCGGCGGCGCCGATTTCCTGGGGCAGGGAACGCTCTATCCGGATGTCATCGAAAGCGTGTCGTTTTCCGGCGGTCCCTCGGTCACCATCAAGTCGCACCACAATGTCGGCGGACTGCCCGAGCGCATGAATATGCAGCTTGTGGAGCCGCTGCGCGAACTGTTCAAGGACGAGGTCCGCGTGCTCGGCAAGGAACTCGGCCTGCCGGACTCATTCATCGGCCGTCACCCCTTCCCGGGGCCAGGCCTTGCGATCCGCTGCCCCGGCGGCGTGACGAAGGAAAAGCTCGACATCCTGCGCGAGGCCGATGCCATCTATCTCGATGAAATCCGGAAAAACGGACTCTACGACGTGATCTGGCAGGCCTTCGCCGTGCTGCTGCCGGTGCAGACCGTGGGCGTGATGGGCGATGGCCGCACCTATGAATATGTCTGCGCGCTGCGCGCCGTGACCTCGGTCGATGGCATGACCGCCGATTTCTACCACTACGACATGAACTTCCTCGGCAAGGCCGCCACCCGCATCATCAACGAGGTCCGCGGCATCAACCGCGTCGTCTACGATGTGACAAGCAAGCCGCCGGGCACAATCGAGTGGGAATGA
- a CDS encoding putative quinol monooxygenase yields the protein MLMLMGYIHIDPPDIDAFVRDVQAISLSTKAEEGCLFYGITLDDRPTGRFLVAERWRDEAALTAHLARAETLAFLKTWGDRMKGDLQTYAVMEERPGFD from the coding sequence ATGCTCATGCTCATGGGTTACATCCACATCGATCCGCCGGACATCGACGCATTCGTCCGCGACGTTCAGGCGATCAGTCTCAGCACGAAGGCCGAAGAGGGCTGCCTGTTCTACGGCATCACCCTGGATGACAGGCCAACGGGACGCTTCCTGGTGGCAGAGCGCTGGCGGGATGAGGCAGCGCTGACGGCCCATCTCGCAAGGGCGGAAACGCTTGCATTCCTGAAGACCTGGGGCGACCGGATGAAAGGCGACCTTCAGACCTACGCGGTGATGGAGGAAAGGCCCGGTTTCGACTGA
- a CDS encoding NADP-dependent oxidoreductase: MSNETMKAVRIHAFGGPDVLQYEDAPKPALQPGEVLVRVHAIGINPPDWYLRDGYRALPPEWRPQVDFPLILGTDISGVVEAVADDVEGFSAGDEVYSMVRFFSVGESKAYAEYVSVPASELAKKPAGIDHIHAAAAPMSLLTAWQFMVALGHSEPNPLQPGPHQPVPLEGKTVLVNGAAGGVGHFAVQVAKLKGAHVTAVASGGHEAILRVLGADEFIDYTKTPAEDVARDLDLVVDAVGGPTTGRFLKTLKRGGALFPVYPLGFADTEEAEKRGITVSATQVRSSGAQLAELARLLDDGTIRAVIDSTYPLAEARQAHERAAEGHIQGKIVLTVGL, translated from the coding sequence ATGTCGAATGAAACAATGAAAGCCGTCCGGATCCACGCCTTCGGCGGCCCGGATGTTCTGCAATACGAAGATGCGCCGAAACCCGCGCTTCAGCCGGGCGAAGTCCTGGTGCGCGTCCACGCCATCGGGATCAATCCTCCCGACTGGTACCTGCGTGACGGCTACAGGGCGCTTCCGCCGGAATGGCGGCCGCAGGTCGACTTTCCGCTCATTCTGGGCACCGACATCTCAGGGGTGGTCGAGGCGGTCGCCGATGATGTCGAAGGCTTTTCCGCCGGCGATGAAGTCTATTCCATGGTGCGGTTTTTCAGCGTCGGGGAAAGCAAGGCCTATGCGGAATATGTCAGCGTGCCGGCGTCCGAGCTTGCGAAGAAGCCCGCCGGCATCGATCACATTCATGCCGCCGCCGCACCCATGTCGCTGCTCACCGCCTGGCAGTTCATGGTGGCGCTTGGCCACAGCGAACCGAACCCGCTGCAGCCAGGCCCGCATCAGCCGGTTCCGCTCGAGGGCAAGACCGTGCTGGTGAACGGGGCCGCGGGCGGCGTCGGGCATTTCGCGGTACAGGTGGCGAAGCTGAAGGGCGCACATGTGACTGCGGTTGCCTCAGGCGGACATGAGGCCATTTTGCGCGTCCTCGGCGCCGACGAATTCATCGACTACACCAAAACGCCTGCCGAGGACGTGGCCCGCGACCTCGATCTCGTCGTCGATGCGGTGGGTGGTCCGACAACGGGCCGTTTTCTCAAGACCCTGAAGCGCGGAGGCGCCCTGTTTCCGGTCTACCCGCTTGGGTTTGCGGATACCGAAGAGGCCGAAAAACGGGGCATCACCGTGTCCGCAACCCAGGTCCGTTCCAGCGGAGCGCAACTGGCGGAACTCGCCCGCCTGCTCGATGACGGGACAATCCGCGCCGTCATCGACAGCACCTATCCGCTTGCCGAGGCGCGCCAGGCGCATGAACGGGCCGCCGAGGGCCATATCCAGGGAAAGATCGTGCTGACCGTCGGCCTGTGA